In the Clavelina lepadiformis chromosome 8, kaClaLepa1.1, whole genome shotgun sequence genome, one interval contains:
- the LOC143468513 gene encoding noelin-3-like: MKTRVFVLTALLLNAVQLSIYSVRQLHLRAAIQTTQRKMTSMKGSNDVFNSSVSDISRRHQSIRKQLSGRYGAVRALMEDSRRNFIRIKGVQEKKDENLDEKVVELAQFLDVHLTVDDVERANRIGERKKKKPRTIVAQLSSYKLKQKLIRKATNYEGIMEFTIQDDVSNYVAPIAPVPQESTSHAKGCGRILSIGAPVTQVRSNVKFGAWLRDPVPTSSAKPIWVLPHFWENDVIEEYSSLRDLSRHRPRVTYKLPYQWAGTGHVVYNGSLYFNKHNSSLLVKYDFYTQSVAIEKPLDGAGFENVSPYQWSGSTDIDFAADETGLWVIYATVDNALDIVLSKLDPGTLEIEGTWNTNWRKHWCGNAFMACGVLYTLKKFNEYETSLSYSYDTSTKTFKHINIPYLNKYQYNSMLSYNHLEKQLYAWDRGNLVNYNVTFNVTSP; encoded by the exons ATGAAAACTCGAGTGTTTGTCCTCACCGCTCTGCTGTTGAACGCGGTTCAACTGAGCATCTACTCGGTACGGCAACTCCACCTGCGAGCTGCAATCCAGACCACTCAGCGTAAGATGACGTCAATGAAAGGTAGCAATGACGTGTTTAACTCGAGTGTCAGCGACATTTCTCGCCGGCACCAGTCGATTAGAAAGCAGCTCAGTGGACGATATGGGGCAGTGCGAGCTCTTATGGAGGATTCTAGAAGGAACTTCATCAGAATTAAAGGCGTTCAGGagaaaaaagatgaaaaccTCGACGAAAAG gTCGTCGAACTCGCACAGTTTCTTGACGTTCACCTGACAGTTGATGACGTAGAGAGAGCGAATCGGATCGGCGAaaggaagaagaaaaaacCGCGGACCATCGTTGCGCAACTCTCTTCTTACAAG TTGAAGCAGAAGTTGATCCGTAAAGCCACGAACTATGAAGGAATAATGGAATTCACCATTCAGGATGACGTATCCAATTACGTAGCCCCGATTGCGCCGGTCCCGCAGGAATCAACGTCACATGCAAAAG GATGTGGAAGAATTCTCTCCATCGGGGCTCCGGTCACTCAGGTCCGGTCGAACGTCAAGTTCGGTGCCTGGCTTCGCGACCCGGTCCCCACTTCCTCTGCTAAACCCATCTGGGTCTTGCCCCACTTTTGGgagaatgacgtcatagaagAGTACTCCAGTCTTCGAGATTTATCGCGTCATCGTCCACGAGTGACGTATAAGCTTCCTTATCAGTGGGCAG GGACAGGTCACGTGGTGTACAACGGTTCCTTGTATTTCAACAAACACAATTCCTCGTTGTTGGTGAAATATGATTTCTATACTCAGTCGGTTGCAATTGAAAAGCCGTTAGATGGCGCCGGATTTGAAAATGTCTCTCCCTATCAA TGGTCTGGTTCGACCGACATCGACTTTGCCGCCGACGAAACCGGCTTGTGGGTAATTTACGCGACCGTAGACAACGCTCTTGACATTGTCCTCAGCAAACTGGACCCGGGAACTCTCGAG ATCGAGGGAACCTGGAACACGAACTGGAGGAAGCATTGGTGCGGGAACGCCTTCATGGCCTGTGGAGTGTTGTACACGCTCAAGAAATTCAATGAATACGAAACTAGTTTGAGTTATTCTTATGACACCAGCACCAAAACCTTCAAGCACATTAAC ATTCCTTATCTGAACAAGTACCAATACAACTCGATGCTCTCCTACAACCACCTTGAGAAACAGCTCTACGCCTGGGATCGAGGCAACCTCGTCAATTATAACGTCACTTTTAATGTGACATCACCGTGA